One Nostoc punctiforme PCC 73102 DNA window includes the following coding sequences:
- a CDS encoding NADH-quinone oxidoreductase subunit J, producing the protein MNLAEGVQLISLGILGVMMIGAAIGVVLFSSIVYSAFMLGGVFISMAGIYLLLNGDFVAAAQILIYVGAVNVLILFAIMLVNKRQDFVAFPNSWVRKLLTGLVSVGLFGLLSTMVLATPWAYSTTPVVGGESSIVVIGEHFFTDFLLPFELASILLLIAMVGAIILARREYLPDQLTRSNVGQTVLTLQERPRELVSTTSETKE; encoded by the coding sequence GTGAATCTAGCAGAAGGAGTACAGTTAATATCACTTGGCATACTGGGCGTGATGATGATTGGGGCAGCCATTGGTGTGGTGCTGTTCTCTAGCATTGTCTATTCTGCCTTTATGCTGGGGGGTGTGTTCATCAGTATGGCGGGAATCTACCTCTTGCTAAATGGTGATTTTGTTGCCGCTGCACAAATACTAATTTATGTTGGGGCGGTTAACGTGCTGATTTTGTTTGCCATTATGTTGGTGAACAAGCGTCAGGATTTTGTTGCATTTCCCAACTCTTGGGTGCGTAAATTACTTACTGGTCTAGTCAGCGTAGGATTGTTTGGTCTTTTAAGTACAATGGTGCTGGCTACTCCTTGGGCTTACTCAACTACTCCTGTAGTGGGTGGTGAAAGCTCAATAGTTGTGATTGGAGAGCATTTTTTCACTGACTTTTTACTACCTTTTGAACTGGCTTCCATTTTGCTGTTGATAGCAATGGTAGGAGCAATTATTTTGGCACGTCGTGAGTATTTGCCAGATCAACTGACACGATCCAATGTGGGGCAAACTGTTTTGACTTTACAAGAACGCCCCAGAGAACTAGTATCAACAACCAGCGAAACAAAAGAGTAA
- a CDS encoding glycosyltransferase family 39 protein, with amino-acid sequence MRHLKSAPSWLRFLIIFLLTMGILFRFFNLDTKVYSHDETYTSLRISGYTRTEAQNKLFNGSVIGKESFAQFQGVNQKSLNDTIMTLAKEDSLHPPLYYIIARLWLEIFGNSVTAIRSLSALISLLVFPCVYWLCRELFNAPLSVPGVAIALMAISPIQLVYAQEAQEYILWLVTILLSSASLLRAMRLESQDQDQLAKQRQQPETFTIWSIYAVTLAISLYTFLWSAFVAVAHGIYVITTARLQFSSTIRTYLLASLIGFLAFMPWLVVVIGDFFQFLISADKATPQSFFMPRFEFLLMQLSRIFFDLDLSSDNQFNYLITLICFIFVGYSIYFLCQTTNYKVWLFIIILIVVPALPLILPDLMVEGIQSSEPDFIPSYLGIQVAVAYLLGTQIYNESVSRQNIWYAIVGLVIICGLISSKVYSQSETWWNKGISYGNPQVAQIINQTTRPLLISDALGNNYGNVFSLSYLLEPKVQFLLVQNQKIPKIPDKFADVFLFNPSDNWRETIERNYNLKTDIVYSDKYYSVWKLAKPRIVRQRDIIRKAKLSNL; translated from the coding sequence ATGCGCCACCTCAAATCTGCTCCGAGTTGGTTGCGATTTTTAATTATTTTCTTATTGACGATGGGTATATTGTTTCGCTTTTTTAACCTTGATACCAAGGTTTACTCCCATGATGAAACCTATACCTCATTGCGAATTTCTGGTTATACAAGAACTGAAGCACAAAATAAACTGTTTAATGGTAGTGTCATTGGCAAAGAAAGTTTTGCTCAGTTTCAAGGGGTAAATCAAAAAAGCTTAAATGACACAATCATGACTTTGGCTAAAGAAGATTCTTTGCATCCACCGCTTTATTACATAATAGCCAGATTATGGTTGGAAATTTTTGGTAATTCGGTGACCGCAATCAGAAGTTTATCTGCTTTAATCAGTTTGCTGGTTTTCCCTTGTGTCTATTGGCTATGTCGAGAATTATTTAATGCGCCGCTATCGGTTCCTGGTGTAGCGATCGCACTTATGGCAATTTCTCCAATTCAACTAGTATACGCCCAAGAAGCACAAGAATATATTCTCTGGTTAGTCACCATATTACTATCTAGCGCTTCTTTGCTGCGAGCAATGCGCCTGGAATCACAAGATCAAGATCAGCTAGCAAAACAACGACAACAGCCAGAAACATTTACTATCTGGAGTATTTATGCAGTAACTTTGGCAATCAGTCTTTATACATTTCTTTGGAGTGCATTTGTCGCAGTTGCTCACGGAATTTATGTTATTACTACTGCCAGATTGCAGTTTTCTTCAACTATCAGAACTTATCTTCTAGCATCATTGATAGGTTTTTTAGCCTTCATGCCTTGGCTCGTGGTTGTGATAGGTGATTTTTTCCAATTTTTGATTTCAGCAGACAAGGCAACACCACAGTCATTTTTTATGCCTAGATTCGAATTTTTATTGATGCAATTAAGCCGAATATTTTTTGATTTAGACCTGAGTTCAGATAATCAATTTAACTATTTAATTACATTAATTTGTTTCATATTTGTAGGATATTCAATTTATTTCCTTTGCCAAACAACTAACTATAAAGTTTGGTTATTTATCATTATACTAATTGTCGTGCCAGCGCTGCCTCTAATACTACCAGATTTAATGGTTGAGGGTATACAATCATCTGAACCAGATTTCATACCATCTTATTTAGGGATTCAAGTAGCTGTTGCTTACTTGCTAGGTACACAAATATATAATGAGAGCGTGTCACGCCAGAATATTTGGTATGCGATCGTCGGATTAGTAATTATTTGTGGTTTAATTTCTTCTAAAGTTTATTCCCAATCAGAAACTTGGTGGAATAAGGGCATAAGCTATGGCAATCCCCAAGTTGCCCAAATCATCAATCAGACGACTCGCCCACTTTTGATTAGTGATGCTTTGGGTAATAATTATGGAAATGTCTTTTCTCTGAGCTATCTTTTGGAGCCAAAGGTACAATTTCTATTGGTTCAAAATCAAAAAATTCCTAAAATCCCTGATAAGTTTGCTGATGTTTTTTTATTCAATCCTTCAGATAATTGGCGCGAAACGATAGAAAGAAACTATAATTTAAAAACAGACATTGTTTATAGTGACAAATATTATTCGGTTTGGAAATTAGCTAAACCTCGCATTGTACGCCAACGTGATATTATCCGCAAGGCGAAATTATCCAATCTTTGA
- a CDS encoding GNAT family N-acetyltransferase translates to MEVSGCNINYSLNPPPSFEDFPILQTEKYTLRLASTEEELESIFRLRFEVFNLELGLGFSASNFTQMDIDKFDAVCHHLIMISKQTGKTIGTYRMQTYTMASQRLGFDAADIFNLNGIPNSVLQASVEVGRACIAKEYRNSQALLLLWKGLANYLIWSKSQYFFGCASLLTQSSSHATCAYNYFQQNGLMHPSILVYPNSQSCLELPQNCPDPYNVEIPKILQAYLNIGAKICSIPAIDRHFKTIDFLTISNTKDFARWRYQIL, encoded by the coding sequence ATGGAAGTTTCTGGATGCAACATCAATTACTCACTGAATCCTCCTCCCTCTTTTGAAGATTTTCCCATACTTCAAACTGAAAAATATACCCTACGACTGGCTTCAACCGAAGAAGAATTAGAATCAATCTTTCGGTTACGCTTTGAAGTTTTTAATCTAGAACTAGGTTTGGGATTTTCTGCTTCTAACTTTACTCAGATGGATATAGATAAGTTTGATGCAGTTTGCCATCATTTAATCATGATTTCCAAACAAACGGGTAAAACCATTGGAACTTATCGGATGCAAACCTATACAATGGCTTCTCAAAGACTAGGCTTTGATGCTGCCGATATATTTAATCTTAATGGAATTCCTAATTCTGTGCTTCAGGCATCAGTGGAAGTTGGGCGGGCATGTATAGCTAAAGAATACCGCAACAGTCAGGCACTTTTATTATTATGGAAAGGGCTAGCAAATTATCTTATCTGGAGTAAAAGTCAATACTTCTTTGGCTGTGCATCATTACTAACACAATCTTCTTCGCACGCTACTTGCGCGTATAATTATTTTCAGCAGAATGGCTTGATGCATCCAAGTATTTTGGTTTATCCAAATTCACAGTCTTGTCTAGAACTGCCTCAAAATTGTCCAGACCCGTATAATGTGGAAATTCCTAAAATTTTGCAGGCATACTTGAATATTGGAGCTAAAATATGCAGTATTCCCGCTATCGACCGACACTTTAAAACTATTGATTTTTTAACCATATCTAATACCAAAGATTTTGCTAGATGGCGTTATCAAATATTGTAA
- a CDS encoding NAD(+) kinase, with protein sequence MQLKQVIIAYKARDARSKQWAEICAKQLESRECQVLMGPSGPKDNPYPVFLASAAQPIDLALVLGGDGTVLTGARHLAPAGIPILGVNVGGHLGFLTESVEEFQDTEKVWDRLFEDRYAIQRRMMLQAAVYEGHGSNLEPVSERYLALNEFCVKPASADRMITSILEMEIDGEVVDQYVGDGLIISTPTGSTGYTVSANGPIMHDGMEALTITPICAMSLSSRPLVLPPGSVVSIWPLGDYDLSTKLWTDGVLGTSIWPGHRVDVRMAECRAKFIILRENNSYYQTLREKLLWAGTRVHYNNNHRN encoded by the coding sequence GTGCAACTCAAGCAGGTAATCATTGCTTATAAAGCGCGGGATGCCCGGAGTAAACAATGGGCAGAAATCTGTGCTAAACAACTAGAAAGCCGCGAGTGCCAGGTGTTGATGGGGCCGAGTGGGCCAAAAGACAACCCTTATCCAGTCTTTTTGGCTTCGGCGGCTCAACCAATCGATCTCGCTTTGGTACTCGGTGGCGATGGTACTGTTTTAACTGGTGCCAGACATTTAGCCCCAGCGGGCATCCCTATTCTGGGAGTGAATGTGGGAGGTCATCTGGGGTTTTTAACTGAGTCGGTGGAAGAGTTTCAGGATACAGAGAAAGTTTGGGATCGGCTGTTTGAGGATCGCTATGCTATCCAACGACGGATGATGCTACAAGCTGCGGTGTATGAGGGCCACGGGTCTAATTTAGAACCAGTGAGTGAGCGTTACCTAGCTTTGAATGAATTTTGTGTCAAACCCGCCTCTGCTGACCGAATGATAACCTCAATTCTAGAAATGGAAATCGATGGTGAGGTAGTCGATCAGTACGTTGGGGATGGGTTGATTATTTCGACTCCCACAGGTTCTACTGGTTACACCGTTTCTGCTAATGGGCCGATTATGCACGATGGTATGGAGGCGCTTACCATCACTCCCATTTGTGCAATGAGCCTTTCTAGTCGCCCCCTCGTTTTACCCCCTGGTTCTGTGGTGAGTATTTGGCCTTTGGGGGATTACGATTTGAGTACCAAACTGTGGACAGATGGGGTGTTAGGGACTTCTATTTGGCCTGGACACCGCGTTGATGTGCGGATGGCAGAGTGTCGGGCTAAATTTATTATTTTGCGCGAGAACAATTCCTACTATCAGACGCTACGGGAGAAGTTGCTTTGGGCTGGTACAAGGGTTCACTACAACAATAATCACCGTAATTAA
- the nuoH gene encoding NADH-quinone oxidoreductase subunit NuoH — MNSGIDLQGTFIESLRDLGIPAGTAKAIWMPLPMILMLIGATVGVLVATWLERKISASAQQRIGPEYQGPFGLLVPVADGLKLVFKEDIVPAKSDPWLFTLGPIIVVIPVFLSFLIVPFGQNIVISNVGMGVFLWIALSSIQPIGLLMAGYASNNKYSLLGGLRAAAQSISYEIPLALAVLAIAMMSNSLSTVDIVNQQSGYGILGWNIWRQPIGFLIFWIAALAECERLPFDLPEAEEEIVAGYQTEYSGMKFGLFYLGSYVNLILSSLLVAILYLGGWDFPIPLNLIAGWLGVSELNPVFQIITASLGITMTVFKAYLLVFVAILLRWTVPRVRIDQLLDLGWKFLLPVGLVNLLLTAALKLAFPFAFGG, encoded by the coding sequence ATGAACTCAGGAATTGACCTCCAAGGAACTTTTATTGAATCCCTCCGGGATTTAGGTATACCAGCAGGAACAGCCAAAGCAATTTGGATGCCCCTGCCAATGATACTGATGCTGATTGGGGCAACAGTGGGGGTATTAGTTGCTACTTGGCTAGAACGGAAAATTTCCGCCTCCGCACAGCAGCGAATTGGGCCAGAATACCAGGGGCCTTTTGGGTTGCTGGTACCTGTAGCTGATGGTTTGAAGCTGGTATTTAAAGAAGATATAGTACCAGCCAAGTCTGACCCCTGGCTGTTTACCCTCGGCCCAATTATTGTTGTAATTCCGGTGTTTCTGTCGTTCCTGATCGTTCCCTTTGGGCAGAATATCGTTATTAGCAATGTGGGCATGGGCGTATTCTTGTGGATTGCCTTGTCAAGCATTCAACCCATTGGCTTGCTGATGGCTGGCTACGCATCTAATAACAAATACTCCCTCTTAGGGGGCTTGCGGGCAGCAGCGCAATCTATTAGCTATGAAATTCCTTTGGCGCTGGCGGTGTTAGCGATCGCTATGATGTCTAACAGCCTCAGCACCGTTGATATTGTCAATCAACAATCTGGCTACGGCATTCTGGGCTGGAACATTTGGCGACAACCAATCGGTTTTCTGATCTTTTGGATAGCCGCTCTAGCTGAATGCGAACGATTACCCTTTGACTTACCTGAAGCGGAAGAAGAAATCGTCGCAGGTTATCAGACTGAATACTCAGGTATGAAATTCGGTCTGTTCTACCTGGGTTCCTACGTTAACTTGATCCTTTCGTCCTTACTAGTAGCAATTCTCTACCTGGGCGGTTGGGACTTTCCTATTCCCCTCAACCTCATCGCTGGTTGGCTGGGAGTCAGTGAATTAAATCCCGTGTTCCAGATAATAACTGCTTCTTTGGGAATCACGATGACCGTCTTCAAAGCCTATTTACTAGTGTTTGTCGCCATCCTGTTGCGCTGGACAGTGCCACGGGTACGGATTGACCAACTGTTAGATTTAGGATGGAAGTTTTTGTTGCCAGTTGGTTTGGTTAATCTTCTATTAACCGCCGCTCTGAAACTAGCCTTTCCCTTTGCTTTTGGTGGTTAG
- the nuoK gene encoding NADH-quinone oxidoreductase subunit NuoK — protein MQLQYFLLLAAALFCIGIYGLITSRNAVRVLMSIELLLNAVNLNLMAFSNFLDSTLIKGQVFTVFVITVAAAEAAVGLAIVLAIYRNRDTVDMEQFNLLKW, from the coding sequence ATGCAACTCCAGTACTTTTTATTACTAGCAGCAGCTTTATTCTGCATCGGCATCTACGGTTTAATTACCAGCCGCAACGCTGTGCGGGTGCTGATGTCAATTGAATTACTGCTCAATGCTGTTAATCTGAATTTAATGGCATTTTCCAACTTCCTCGACTCAACATTAATTAAGGGTCAGGTTTTCACAGTATTTGTGATTACCGTGGCCGCGGCCGAGGCGGCGGTGGGTTTAGCGATCGTGCTTGCCATTTATCGCAACCGCGATACCGTCGATATGGAGCAGTTTAATCTCCTGAAGTGGTAA